From Spirosoma aerolatum, one genomic window encodes:
- a CDS encoding family 43 glycosylhydrolase, with protein sequence MNTILTTFFALLITQPVIAQIGRPFIHDPSTVAECEGKYYTFGTGGGGLISNDGWTWYGGGVRPGGGAAPDVLKIGDRYLVVYGATGGSPNHKGAILTMWNKTLDPKSPDFKYSEPVVVATSDGYEENDAIDPGLMLDPTTGRLWMTYGTYFGYTRLIELDPKTGKLKAGNKPVDVAIVCEASTLVYRDGWYYLLATHGSCCDGANSTYNVVVGRSRKIAGPYLDNVGRSMLQGGGKMVVATRGGLIGPGHFGHIVLENGVEKMSIHYEADLAQGGRSVLGILPVVWKDGWPIAGEKFKEGTFEIESVRRGYALELAVDFTRMAVGPRGFGQPNNDPIKPVPAQQLADVQKNWPTGPIHLRIGDYMSRPHQQWTITDAPDSTGYLGGPYYKIALAGTDRALAATADAEVITVPTFTGAPEQLWRIDQLTDGAYRIMPKIVPNSAKKLALVSSGDSTPTLAEFDFNSDNSKWNFRTP encoded by the coding sequence ATGAACACCATCCTGACTACCTTCTTCGCCTTATTGATAACCCAACCCGTAATTGCACAGATCGGGCGACCGTTTATCCATGATCCATCGACCGTCGCGGAATGCGAAGGCAAGTATTACACGTTTGGCACCGGTGGTGGTGGATTAATTTCCAATGATGGCTGGACATGGTATGGCGGTGGAGTGAGGCCCGGTGGTGGTGCCGCTCCTGATGTCCTCAAAATTGGGGATCGTTACCTGGTCGTATATGGAGCCACTGGTGGATCACCCAACCATAAAGGAGCGATTCTGACCATGTGGAACAAGACCCTGGACCCAAAGTCGCCTGATTTCAAGTATTCTGAACCAGTTGTTGTGGCTACGTCGGATGGTTATGAAGAGAACGATGCCATTGACCCCGGCCTGATGCTGGACCCAACGACCGGACGCCTTTGGATGACCTACGGCACCTATTTTGGCTACACGCGCCTGATCGAATTAGACCCCAAAACAGGTAAGCTCAAGGCTGGTAATAAACCCGTGGATGTAGCCATCGTCTGTGAGGCCAGCACGCTCGTCTACCGCGATGGTTGGTATTACCTGCTGGCCACGCATGGTAGTTGTTGCGATGGCGCCAACTCTACTTACAATGTGGTGGTGGGTCGATCCAGAAAAATAGCCGGCCCTTATCTCGATAATGTAGGGCGAAGTATGCTGCAAGGGGGTGGCAAAATGGTGGTGGCTACGCGTGGCGGATTAATCGGTCCTGGTCATTTTGGCCATATCGTTCTTGAGAACGGTGTTGAAAAAATGTCGATCCATTACGAAGCCGATTTGGCGCAGGGTGGTCGAAGCGTACTAGGCATATTGCCGGTGGTCTGGAAAGATGGCTGGCCGATTGCCGGAGAAAAATTTAAAGAAGGCACGTTTGAAATTGAATCCGTACGACGAGGCTATGCCTTAGAGCTGGCCGTTGATTTCACCCGAATGGCCGTTGGACCCCGGGGATTTGGCCAGCCCAACAATGACCCCATAAAGCCTGTTCCGGCTCAGCAGCTGGCCGATGTGCAGAAAAACTGGCCAACCGGCCCTATTCATCTACGAATAGGCGACTATATGTCGCGTCCCCATCAACAGTGGACGATTACCGATGCACCTGATAGCACCGGGTATTTAGGTGGCCCCTATTACAAGATTGCCCTGGCCGGAACCGATCGGGCTCTAGCGGCCACTGCCGATGCCGAAGTCATAACCGTACCGACCTTTACCGGCGCCCCCGAACAGTTATGGCGAATCGATCAATTGACGGATGGTGCTTATCGGATTATGCCGAAAATCGTACCGAATTCAGCAAAGAAGTTAGCGCTGGTATCCTCTGGCGACAGCACCCCTACATTAGCCGAATTTGATTTTAACAGCGATAATTCCAAGTGGAATTTCAGGACTCCCTAA
- a CDS encoding HAD family hydrolase, with translation MLKDTITTVVFDADDTLWINEPYFQEAEKLFCELMEDYLPQHSTAQELFKTEMQNLSLYGYGVKGFMLCMVETAIRITNGNANIDLAEKVIQIGKVLLQKPIELLPGVVETLKQLQGKFRLVVATKGDLLDQENKLKQSGLEPYFHHIEIMSDKQVGNYQKLIKHLDCKAENFLMLGNSIKSDILPVLELGGFAAHTPYHVTWQHERYEARVEHERFFELQSINEILTYLL, from the coding sequence ATGCTAAAAGATACCATCACCACCGTAGTCTTTGATGCCGACGACACGCTGTGGATAAACGAACCTTATTTCCAGGAAGCCGAAAAGCTATTTTGCGAACTGATGGAAGATTACCTGCCACAGCACTCAACAGCTCAGGAACTGTTTAAAACCGAAATGCAAAACCTCTCTTTGTATGGATACGGAGTAAAAGGTTTTATGCTTTGCATGGTAGAAACAGCAATCCGGATTACAAACGGGAATGCCAATATAGACCTGGCAGAAAAGGTAATCCAGATAGGGAAGGTACTATTGCAGAAACCAATTGAATTGTTGCCAGGCGTTGTTGAAACCTTGAAACAACTGCAAGGGAAGTTTCGATTGGTAGTGGCAACAAAAGGAGATTTACTCGACCAGGAAAATAAACTTAAACAATCAGGGTTAGAGCCATACTTCCACCATATTGAAATTATGAGTGATAAGCAAGTTGGCAACTATCAAAAGCTTATCAAACACCTCGATTGCAAGGCTGAAAACTTCCTTATGCTGGGCAACTCTATTAAATCAGACATCCTCCCTGTACTGGAACTTGGCGGCTTTGCTGCGCACACTCCTTATCACGTTACTTGGCAGCACGAACGCTACGAAGCAAGAGTGGAACACGAGCGCTTTTTTGAACTACAATCCATAAATGAAATCCTTACCTACCTGTTGTAG
- a CDS encoding putative immunity protein, with product MILPKERDSRFITLRRGGTLTDSNHQLLALWAAACAEHVLHLFEQVNPEDERPRQAIELTRAWANGEITMKQAHNAAFAANAAAKGMPDAARFAALAAGQAVAVAHVAAHELGAAAYAIRAIRESVDKNEKDRIGQAECQWQRDQLPANIRELVLDDQALRNHLCWFVFDC from the coding sequence ATGATCTTACCGAAAGAACGCGATTCACGGTTTATTACCCTACGGCGTGGCGGTACGTTGACTGACTCCAACCATCAGCTGCTTGCGTTATGGGCCGCTGCCTGTGCCGAACACGTGCTTCATCTGTTTGAGCAAGTCAACCCTGAGGATGAGCGCCCACGGCAAGCTATCGAGTTGACACGGGCATGGGCAAACGGAGAAATAACCATGAAACAAGCGCACAATGCGGCTTTTGCGGCTAATGCGGCAGCTAAAGGTATGCCCGATGCAGCCCGGTTTGCAGCCCTGGCTGCCGGACAGGCCGTGGCTGTGGCCCACGTGGCCGCCCATGAACTTGGTGCGGCTGCCTACGCTATCAGAGCAATTAGAGAATCTGTTGACAAGAATGAGAAGGACAGAATAGGGCAAGCAGAATGTCAATGGCAGCGCGACCAGCTTCCAGCCAACATCCGTGAGCTTGTTCTCGATGACCAGGCCTTAAGGAATCATCTGTGCTGGTTTGTATTCGATTGTTGA
- a CDS encoding argininosuccinate synthase — protein MSQKVVLAFSGGLDTSFCVKYLSEDRGMDVYSVLVDTGGFSDAELKAIEERAYSLGVKSHKTISKTDDYYQQCLKFLVFGNVLKNNTYPLSVSAERIFQAIAAAEYAREIGASAIAHGSTGAGNDQVRFDMAFRIIAPDAEIITPIRDLRLSREAEIEYLKSKGVDQEWHKAAYSINKGLWGTSVGGKETLTSDQFLPEAAWPTQITKTEPETITLTFQHGEIRGVSGATFSEMYPNSVDAIRKITELAGPFGIGRDIHVGDTIIGIKGRVGFEAPAPLILIKAHHTLEKHVLGKWQLYWKEQLANWYGTMLHEGQFMDPVMRNIETFLADTQAHVSGKVHVLLAPHRFQVLGIESEHDLMSSTFGSYGEMNNAWTGDDVRGFSKVASNQVMIYEKINNQ, from the coding sequence ATGTCTCAAAAAGTAGTTCTTGCCTTTAGTGGAGGTCTGGATACCTCCTTCTGCGTTAAATATCTGTCCGAAGACCGGGGTATGGATGTGTATTCTGTACTGGTCGATACGGGCGGTTTTTCGGATGCCGAACTCAAAGCCATTGAGGAGCGGGCGTATTCGCTGGGCGTGAAATCGCATAAGACGATTTCGAAAACCGACGATTACTACCAGCAATGTCTGAAGTTTCTGGTGTTTGGTAACGTTCTGAAAAACAACACCTACCCGCTTAGCGTGAGTGCCGAACGGATTTTTCAGGCCATCGCTGCGGCCGAGTATGCCCGCGAAATCGGTGCGTCGGCTATTGCTCATGGCAGCACTGGAGCCGGTAACGATCAGGTGCGGTTCGACATGGCGTTTCGGATCATAGCGCCCGACGCCGAAATCATCACGCCCATTCGCGACCTGCGGCTGTCGCGGGAAGCCGAAATCGAATACCTCAAGTCGAAAGGGGTGGATCAGGAGTGGCACAAAGCGGCTTACTCGATCAACAAAGGTTTGTGGGGTACGTCGGTTGGCGGTAAGGAAACCCTGACGTCCGATCAGTTCCTGCCCGAAGCGGCCTGGCCTACCCAGATCACCAAAACCGAGCCTGAAACCATTACGCTGACCTTCCAGCATGGCGAAATTCGGGGTGTTTCGGGGGCTACGTTCTCGGAAATGTACCCCAATTCGGTCGATGCTATCCGCAAGATCACCGAACTCGCCGGGCCGTTTGGCATTGGGCGCGACATACACGTAGGCGACACCATTATCGGCATCAAAGGCCGCGTCGGTTTCGAAGCTCCCGCTCCGCTGATTCTGATCAAGGCGCACCACACGCTCGAAAAACACGTACTGGGTAAGTGGCAACTATACTGGAAAGAGCAACTGGCCAACTGGTACGGCACCATGCTGCACGAAGGCCAGTTTATGGACCCGGTGATGCGCAACATCGAAACCTTCCTGGCCGATACGCAGGCGCATGTGTCGGGTAAGGTACACGTACTGCTGGCTCCTCACCGTTTCCAGGTGCTGGGCATTGAGTCGGAGCATGATCTGATGTCGTCGACGTTTGGTTCGTATGGCGAAATGAACAATGCCTGGACCGGAGACGATGTGCGGGGCTTCTCGAAAGTGGCCTCCAATCAGGTGATGATCTATGAGAAAATCAACAACCAGTGA
- a CDS encoding acetylxylan esterase, with the protein MNRQRKTLLPVITFGVLSILQLNGLTAFAQGPGPGQRIPLPPIPLKGDTTHTLSKHFIPAAAAKKAPDSEGFIQRWLVLEPVKKDIVRNNIFTDNYLRTTFSTDNFSSDYTLVPKNGETVNVGNQALKWYALDSKAFNFNLYHFTYALNKPKYGILVWLVTVIDCPEEIPNVRMAAGCNSGSMWWLNGQEALLLSGDRDMIADNGTSARLTLKKGKNIIRGAVINGPGMANFCMRFLDEKGSPIKNLRISYE; encoded by the coding sequence ATGAACAGACAACGCAAAACCTTGTTGCCAGTTATCACTTTCGGCGTTTTATCAATCTTGCAACTAAACGGCCTTACGGCGTTTGCCCAGGGACCCGGTCCGGGACAACGAATCCCCCTCCCTCCCATACCGCTAAAAGGCGATACGACCCATACCCTATCCAAACACTTCATACCAGCCGCTGCTGCTAAAAAAGCACCCGATTCTGAGGGATTTATTCAGCGCTGGCTGGTGCTGGAACCCGTGAAAAAAGATATTGTCAGGAATAATATTTTCACGGACAATTACCTCCGAACCACGTTTTCGACGGATAATTTTTCTAGTGATTATACCCTCGTCCCTAAAAATGGCGAAACGGTAAACGTGGGCAATCAGGCGCTGAAATGGTATGCGCTGGACAGCAAGGCGTTCAACTTTAATCTATACCATTTTACTTACGCCCTAAACAAGCCCAAATACGGAATCCTTGTCTGGCTAGTCACAGTGATCGACTGCCCGGAAGAAATCCCGAACGTCAGGATGGCGGCTGGGTGCAATTCGGGAAGCATGTGGTGGCTGAATGGTCAGGAAGCCCTGCTACTCTCCGGCGACCGGGATATGATTGCCGACAATGGCACCTCGGCGCGATTGACGCTTAAAAAGGGAAAGAACATCATCCGCGGGGCCGTCATAAACGGACCGGGAATGGCTAATTTCTGTATGCGTTTTTTAGATGAAAAAGGATCGCCCATCAAAAACCTCCGTATTAGTTACGAATAG
- a CDS encoding chloramphenicol acetyltransferase, protein MKKSINVNDWNRKEHYLFFSKFEEPFFGVTISVNCTIAYQQAKSKNISFFLYYLYRALRAANEVENFRYRIYKNEVYIYDSIQASTTVNRPNGTFGFSYIDYIENEHEFYESARVEMEKVRQASGLLPAVSGENVIHFSVLPWLNFTSLSHARSFSFSDSSPKISFGKMIEQGPLKSMPVSIHAHHGLMDGYHVGLFADIFQEMLDKK, encoded by the coding sequence ATGAAAAAAAGTATTAATGTTAACGACTGGAACAGGAAAGAACACTATCTTTTTTTCTCCAAATTTGAAGAGCCATTCTTTGGCGTCACTATATCTGTTAATTGCACAATTGCTTACCAACAGGCAAAATCCAAAAACATTTCATTCTTTCTCTACTACCTGTACCGAGCTCTGAGAGCAGCCAATGAAGTAGAAAATTTCCGCTACCGGATTTATAAAAACGAAGTGTATATATACGACAGTATACAAGCATCGACAACTGTTAATCGCCCAAACGGAACTTTTGGCTTCTCGTATATTGATTATATAGAGAATGAACATGAGTTTTACGAAAGTGCCCGTGTGGAAATGGAAAAGGTTCGACAGGCAAGTGGTTTACTGCCAGCCGTTTCAGGAGAAAATGTAATTCATTTTTCAGTGCTTCCATGGCTGAATTTTACAAGTCTATCTCACGCCAGAAGTTTTTCTTTTTCTGATAGTTCTCCAAAAATATCTTTTGGAAAAATGATAGAGCAAGGCCCGTTAAAATCGATGCCTGTTTCAATACATGCGCATCATGGTCTGATGGATGGTTATCATGTTGGGCTATTTGCAGACATTTTTCAGGAGATGCTTGATAAAAAGTAG
- a CDS encoding glycosyltransferase family 9 protein, translating to MIGKARKYCAPRSVAYPLQLLDVVVDGYARGSYSRRDFGSPNLDTPLILVMTSGHLGDALIVSYIFPLIRQRYPNAQIDVLAGSWCDPIWKGNPYIRRVIHLNHPNTNRRPLSTWGKWQEFYQTAKSATATLHDTVYDFSIDVRFSDSPMHFVLPYLKVKRKIGYGTRGFGGLLDDEFFMPDEEVHNFDLILKLLKPMGIEADLRTVKPYFVHPAESPDQLWSKLDRSVPTQKPILIFPESGDEVRMLPLEYWSELAVRLLQESTSPIVFGGQKAFTTNLYEQVRAAEPAFADRLVSAVGKLTLQDMASLSEQAKAAFTLDSLPMHLCCLGCPTLSFQKRGMGIQFFPISSQPTLVIHNHEPSRYLTLDRPGFSSEYVTTFDAGVIDRAVEWFRGIIG from the coding sequence GTGATCGGTAAAGCCCGAAAATATTGCGCCCCCCGGAGTGTAGCCTATCCACTGCAACTGCTTGATGTCGTAGTGGATGGCTATGCACGGGGAAGCTATTCCCGTCGGGATTTTGGGTCGCCCAATCTGGATACGCCCCTTATACTGGTGATGACATCGGGACATCTGGGTGATGCGCTGATTGTATCGTACATTTTCCCGCTGATCCGGCAACGGTATCCCAATGCACAGATCGATGTGCTGGCCGGAAGTTGGTGCGATCCGATCTGGAAGGGAAATCCCTACATCCGACGGGTCATTCATCTGAACCACCCGAATACCAACCGGCGACCGTTGTCGACATGGGGCAAATGGCAGGAGTTTTACCAGACCGCCAAATCCGCCACCGCAACGTTGCACGATACGGTCTATGATTTTTCGATCGATGTACGGTTTTCGGATTCGCCCATGCATTTTGTACTGCCGTATCTGAAGGTTAAACGTAAAATCGGCTATGGCACCCGTGGCTTCGGGGGCTTGCTCGACGACGAGTTTTTTATGCCCGACGAAGAGGTGCATAACTTCGATCTGATTCTGAAACTGCTCAAGCCGATGGGCATCGAAGCCGATCTGCGCACCGTAAAGCCTTATTTCGTGCATCCAGCCGAATCGCCAGATCAATTATGGAGTAAACTGGATCGATCGGTGCCAACTCAAAAGCCTATTTTGATTTTCCCGGAATCGGGCGATGAAGTGCGGATGTTGCCGCTGGAATACTGGAGTGAACTGGCTGTCCGGTTGTTGCAGGAAAGCACCTCTCCAATAGTTTTTGGCGGCCAGAAAGCGTTCACGACGAACCTGTACGAGCAAGTCCGGGCGGCAGAGCCTGCCTTTGCCGACCGACTGGTATCGGCGGTAGGTAAGCTAACCCTGCAAGATATGGCTAGTCTGAGCGAACAGGCAAAGGCTGCGTTTACGCTCGATTCGTTACCGATGCACCTGTGCTGCCTGGGGTGTCCTACGCTTTCGTTTCAGAAACGTGGTATGGGTATTCAGTTTTTCCCCATTTCGAGCCAGCCAACGCTGGTCATTCACAATCATGAACCGAGCCGATACCTTACCCTCGATCGGCCTGGCTTCTCCAGCGAATACGTCACTACGTTTGATGCTGGCGTAATTGATCGGGCTGTGGAATGGTTTCGGGGGATAATAGGTTAA
- a CDS encoding GNAT family N-acetyltransferase, with the protein MLNNISTSFPILTSKRLTLRQPLESDAQHLFLLRSDISVNKYLDRQPTETVEEVVSFIRKVNENFKNGTGIYWVIIQAGNEKVIGAICLFNFSYELKKCEIGYELLSNYQGKGIMNEALKKIIGFTFKTLKFETIDAFVHKGNQRSTKLLRKLNFKEMIGIEEASSTLVQFSLSN; encoded by the coding sequence ATGCTGAATAATATTTCAACATCTTTCCCGATATTGACTAGTAAACGATTGACACTTCGACAACCTTTGGAAAGTGATGCGCAGCACCTATTTTTACTTCGGTCTGACATTAGTGTAAATAAATATCTCGACCGTCAGCCAACCGAAACTGTAGAAGAAGTAGTAAGCTTTATTAGAAAAGTAAATGAAAACTTTAAAAATGGCACGGGTATTTATTGGGTGATTATACAAGCAGGAAACGAAAAGGTTATCGGTGCAATTTGCCTTTTTAATTTCTCATACGAACTTAAAAAGTGTGAAATCGGGTACGAGCTTCTATCCAATTATCAAGGCAAAGGGATAATGAATGAGGCATTAAAGAAAATCATTGGATTCACTTTTAAGACACTGAAATTTGAGACAATTGACGCTTTTGTTCATAAAGGCAATCAGCGTTCAACTAAGCTTCTTCGCAAGTTAAATTTCAAGGAAATGATAGGTATTGAAGAGGCTAGCTCTACCCTAGTACAATTCAGTTTGTCAAACTAA
- a CDS encoding Crp/Fnr family transcriptional regulator, translating to MVRTNQTFLEYIETLYEKQHKEEIIVKQFRKGQNLLRQGEAATKVMLIKEGITKCYLSEENDKEYIVEFLGTGEIVGEIESIRAITCLCSVDAITDTSVFAFSTPYFFHLLQTDLQLNHLLLNTFAGRIINTSIRASFQQLYTVEHSLKKLLELQAKHGLKLSKEEMASYLGITIRTLNRSLKGLLD from the coding sequence ATGGTACGCACCAATCAGACGTTTTTAGAATACATCGAAACGCTTTACGAAAAGCAGCACAAAGAAGAAATTATCGTAAAACAGTTTAGAAAGGGGCAAAATCTGTTGAGGCAGGGCGAAGCGGCTACCAAAGTGATGTTGATAAAGGAAGGCATTACAAAATGTTATCTCAGTGAAGAGAATGACAAAGAGTACATTGTTGAATTTCTGGGAACAGGCGAAATCGTTGGCGAAATAGAGAGTATAAGAGCAATCACCTGCTTATGCAGTGTAGATGCCATAACCGATACGTCGGTATTTGCCTTTTCAACTCCATATTTTTTTCACTTACTACAAACTGATTTACAGTTGAATCATTTGCTGTTAAATACATTTGCCGGGCGAATTATTAACACATCCATCCGTGCATCGTTTCAACAACTTTATACAGTAGAACATAGCTTGAAAAAGTTGCTGGAACTGCAGGCGAAACATGGCCTTAAACTGTCAAAAGAAGAAATGGCTTCTTATCTCGGCATTACAATCCGTACGTTAAACAGAAGCCTGAAAGGGTTGCTAGATTGA